A stretch of the Fusobacterium perfoetens ATCC 29250 genome encodes the following:
- a CDS encoding Cof-type HAD-IIB family hydrolase produces MKYKVVVSDLDGTLLNSKHEISDYTKETIKEIIEKKGIKFIIATGRHFIDASCFMKQLGSESYLISSNGTNAHNEKGEILIEHLMDEKIIKELLNLKIEEDISVNIYTNDGWYVEKYLPEFEEYHKESGFAPNVVDFKTFDKKDVLKFCFISDNVKKIEKLERKIRENPILKEEVTITASLDICLEIMRKNVSKGKTLKEILDKGGFKLSETIAFGDGLNDEEMLSVVGKGLIMGNGSEKLKKALPNNEIILTTDEDGEAKYLRKIFLEE; encoded by the coding sequence ATGAAATATAAAGTAGTAGTAAGTGATTTAGATGGAACGCTTTTAAATTCAAAGCACGAGATTTCAGATTATACAAAAGAAACAATAAAAGAAATAATAGAAAAAAAAGGAATAAAATTTATAATAGCAACAGGAAGACATTTTATAGATGCTTCTTGTTTTATGAAACAATTAGGTAGTGAATCTTATTTAATATCATCTAATGGAACTAATGCACACAATGAAAAAGGAGAAATTTTAATTGAACATCTAATGGATGAAAAAATAATTAAAGAATTATTGAATTTAAAAATAGAAGAGGATATTTCAGTAAATATTTATACGAATGATGGTTGGTATGTAGAAAAATATCTTCCTGAATTTGAAGAATATCATAAAGAGTCAGGATTTGCTCCTAATGTAGTAGATTTTAAAACTTTTGATAAAAAAGATGTATTAAAATTTTGTTTTATATCAGATAATGTGAAAAAAATAGAAAAATTAGAAAGAAAGATAAGAGAAAATCCTATATTGAAAGAAGAGGTAACTATTACAGCTTCTTTAGATATATGTTTAGAAATTATGAGAAAAAATGTATCAAAAGGTAAAACTTTAAAAGAAATATTGGATAAAGGAGGATTTAAATTATCTGAAACAATAGCTTTTGGAGATGGACTTAATGATGAAGAAATGTTAAGTGTTGTAGGAAAAGGATTAATTATGGGTAATGGAAGTGAGAAGTTAAAAAAAGCTTTACCTAATAATGAAATAATTTTGACTACAGATGAAGATGGAGAAGCTAAGTATTTAAGAAAAATATTTTTAGAAGAATAG
- a CDS encoding efflux RND transporter periplasmic adaptor subunit — translation MKNKFLLIGFLLIFIVGCKEEEAKTLIRPVEVFNVKTISNEIVKEYPGIVSAKSETSLAFKIAGPLEKLNVEVGSFIKKGEIIGELDKRDYKIQEEIYKNKVIMAENGYNSSKAISENAKQQFTRIEKLYKTKNLPKKSYDEAVAKVKSAIAGEKASFAQYQEALKGLENAKNQLKDTVLVAPYDGYISSKFCDEGSIVGAGQPIVKISSLDDKRIKINISENEIKEFSKISNGKFLYNDIEKDIEIIEIGKVKGVINLSYPVVFKFLEENIDIPVDSQGIVKIDFENEKARGMIIPIESIFERDNQTKVWIYSNGVVNEKNIKIISPYSNGKVIVKGLNIGDKVVSRGVHELSNNQQVELLESFSKTNIGKVL, via the coding sequence ATGAAAAATAAGTTTTTATTAATAGGATTTTTATTAATTTTTATAGTAGGGTGCAAAGAGGAAGAAGCTAAAACTTTAATAAGACCTGTAGAAGTATTTAATGTAAAAACTATATCTAATGAAATAGTAAAAGAATATCCTGGAATTGTATCAGCTAAAAGTGAGACATCATTAGCTTTTAAAATAGCTGGTCCACTTGAAAAATTAAATGTAGAAGTTGGAAGTTTTATAAAAAAAGGAGAGATAATAGGAGAACTAGATAAAAGAGATTATAAAATACAGGAAGAAATCTATAAAAATAAAGTTATAATGGCTGAGAATGGGTATAATTCTTCTAAAGCTATTAGTGAAAATGCAAAACAACAATTTACAAGAATAGAAAAACTTTATAAAACAAAAAATTTACCTAAAAAATCTTATGATGAGGCAGTAGCTAAAGTAAAATCAGCAATAGCTGGGGAGAAAGCTTCTTTTGCTCAATATCAAGAAGCACTAAAAGGATTGGAAAATGCTAAAAATCAACTTAAAGATACAGTATTAGTAGCCCCTTATGATGGATATATAAGTAGTAAATTTTGTGATGAAGGGTCTATAGTAGGAGCAGGGCAACCTATTGTAAAAATCTCATCTTTAGATGATAAAAGGATAAAAATAAATATCTCAGAAAATGAAATAAAAGAATTTTCAAAAATATCTAATGGAAAATTTTTATATAATGATATAGAAAAAGATATAGAAATTATTGAAATTGGAAAGGTTAAGGGAGTAATAAATTTAAGTTATCCTGTGGTTTTTAAATTTTTAGAAGAAAATATAGATATTCCTGTAGATTCTCAAGGAATTGTAAAAATAGATTTTGAAAATGAAAAAGCTAGAGGAATGATAATACCTATTGAATCTATTTTTGAAAGAGATAATCAAACAAAAGTATGGATTTATTCAAATGGTGTTGTTAATGAAAAAAATATAAAAATAATCTCTCCTTATTCAAATGGAAAAGTAATAGTAAAAGGATTAAATATAGGAGATAAAGTAGTCTCAAGAGGAGTTCATGAATTAAGCAATAATCAACAAGTAGAACTTTTAGAATCATTTTCAAAAACAAATATAGGAAAAGTTTTATAG
- a CDS encoding efflux RND transporter permease subunit, which translates to MKMTDYSIKNTIVIRFLVFILFIGGIFSYIRLGKLEDPEFKIKEALVITLYPQADAHTVELNVTDKIEEALNKIPNIDYLQSVSKPGYSEVKIKLDEGIDSDKVEQYWDNVRRKVSDAQLNLPLGVVPSIVLDDYGAVYGMFLAVTSDGYTYSELKRYTEYITKELNSIKGIAQVAQFGKPTDAIEVIIDREKINSMGISDKSISLALLSQNLITGGGTIDYGDLRVNLRLNNEIKTIEELGDLVIFSKKLPNGTDEIIRLKDIAQLKRDYVEPINQKMYYNDKMAMGISLSPVTGTNVVETGKLIDEKIAELKEKLPVGINIEKIYYQPDLVTSAINNFVLNLIMSVVTVVGVLLFTMGMKSGLIIGSGLVLSILGTLIFMYILKIDMQRVSLGSFIIAMGMLVDNSIVIVDGVLVNRNKGMEMEDALKEACYKPALPLLGATVIAAIAFMPSYFMPTYAGEYVSSAFLIIGISLILSWFLCLTQTPVYCKLYLENEPIKKETKKEKKFYKKCHRLLYALLRIRKTTLTVLLGAFVVSCLMFLGIPRTFFPDSDKKGFTINMWAPEGSKVEVVEEKAKELSEYLRTDERVKDITITVGASPSRYYIATLPEMPNPSFAQLIINVKKTKDVDIIGKKAMDYAQKNIIGVTTSVKKYPNGIPTQYPIEIAFSGPDPKILRELSNKTINIMKKYPEALNIKTNWRNKILTWEGDYSKINGKRANISPLDISTSLMRTTDGLPIGKLKENDNLVTVILKENSENKKNQIDNLKQTPIWGTNFTSQSLSSVIENDKLTYEEGQVWRRNRIRTMIVQCDVPVGINAEEVRSKFSKEIEKINLPKGYKMYWLGEYYEQDKNNMALLKAVPVPALMMLIICVLLFGSVKIATLIFISLPLAMIGIAPGLIITGKTFGFMSIVGFISLSGMMIKNIIVLVDEINYEINVLKKDKFTALIDSAISRIRSVGLAALTTIFGMIPLLWDPLYKDMAATIIFGLFASTILTLFIFPIIYSVVYNIKPNLKSKKYSRRFGGKRCLEN; encoded by the coding sequence ATGAAAATGACAGATTATTCAATAAAAAATACAATAGTTATAAGGTTTTTAGTTTTTATATTATTTATAGGTGGAATTTTTTCTTATATTAGACTTGGAAAATTAGAAGACCCTGAATTTAAAATAAAAGAAGCTTTAGTAATTACTCTTTATCCACAGGCTGATGCTCATACTGTAGAACTAAATGTCACAGATAAAATAGAAGAAGCACTAAATAAAATTCCTAATATAGATTATCTTCAAAGTGTTTCAAAACCAGGATATTCAGAAGTAAAAATTAAATTAGATGAGGGAATAGATAGTGATAAAGTAGAACAATATTGGGATAATGTGAGAAGAAAAGTTTCAGATGCTCAATTAAACTTACCTTTGGGAGTTGTTCCAAGTATTGTATTAGATGATTATGGAGCTGTTTATGGAATGTTTTTAGCTGTTACAAGTGATGGTTATACTTATTCAGAATTAAAAAGATACACTGAATATATAACAAAAGAATTAAATTCTATAAAAGGAATAGCTCAAGTTGCTCAATTTGGAAAACCAACAGATGCCATTGAAGTTATAATAGATAGAGAAAAAATCAATTCAATGGGAATAAGTGATAAAAGTATAAGTTTAGCTCTTTTATCTCAAAATCTTATCACAGGTGGTGGAACTATTGACTATGGAGATTTAAGAGTAAATTTAAGATTAAATAATGAAATAAAAACAATAGAGGAACTTGGTGATTTAGTAATTTTTTCTAAAAAATTACCAAATGGAACAGATGAAATTATAAGATTAAAAGATATAGCACAATTAAAAAGAGATTATGTAGAACCAATAAATCAAAAAATGTATTATAATGACAAAATGGCAATGGGAATTTCTCTTTCCCCTGTTACAGGAACAAATGTTGTAGAAACAGGAAAATTAATTGATGAAAAAATAGCAGAATTAAAAGAAAAATTACCAGTAGGAATTAATATAGAAAAAATTTATTATCAACCAGATTTAGTAACCTCTGCAATAAATAATTTTGTATTAAATCTTATAATGTCAGTAGTAACAGTTGTAGGAGTATTACTTTTTACTATGGGAATGAAAAGTGGACTTATAATAGGAAGTGGATTAGTTCTTTCAATATTGGGAACTTTAATTTTTATGTATATTTTAAAAATAGATATGCAAAGAGTTTCCTTAGGTTCTTTTATAATAGCAATGGGAATGTTGGTTGATAACTCAATAGTTATTGTTGATGGTGTATTAGTAAATAGAAATAAGGGAATGGAGATGGAAGATGCTTTAAAAGAAGCTTGTTATAAACCAGCTTTACCACTTTTAGGAGCTACAGTTATAGCTGCCATAGCTTTTATGCCATCATATTTTATGCCAACATATGCTGGAGAATATGTAAGTTCCGCCTTTTTAATAATAGGAATTTCTCTTATTTTAAGTTGGTTTTTATGCCTTACTCAAACACCTGTATATTGTAAATTATATTTGGAAAATGAACCAATAAAAAAAGAAACTAAAAAAGAAAAAAAATTTTATAAAAAATGTCATAGATTATTGTATGCTCTATTAAGGATAAGAAAAACTACTTTAACAGTATTATTAGGAGCTTTTGTAGTTTCTTGTTTAATGTTTTTAGGAATACCTAGAACATTTTTCCCAGACTCTGATAAAAAAGGATTTACTATTAATATGTGGGCACCTGAGGGAAGTAAAGTAGAAGTTGTTGAAGAGAAAGCTAAAGAGTTAAGTGAGTATTTAAGAACAGATGAAAGGGTAAAAGATATAACAATAACTGTTGGAGCTTCTCCATCAAGATATTATATAGCAACTTTACCAGAAATGCCAAATCCATCTTTTGCTCAATTAATAATTAATGTGAAAAAAACAAAAGATGTTGATATAATAGGGAAAAAAGCTATGGATTATGCTCAAAAAAATATTATAGGAGTTACTACTAGTGTAAAAAAATATCCTAATGGAATTCCAACTCAATATCCAATAGAGATAGCTTTTTCTGGACCAGACCCAAAAATTTTAAGAGAACTTTCTAATAAAACTATAAATATAATGAAAAAATATCCAGAAGCTCTTAATATAAAAACAAATTGGAGAAATAAAATTTTAACTTGGGAAGGAGATTATTCAAAAATAAATGGAAAAAGAGCTAATATTTCTCCATTAGATATTAGTACTTCTCTTATGAGAACAACAGATGGTTTACCTATTGGAAAATTAAAAGAAAATGATAATTTAGTAACAGTAATTTTAAAAGAAAATAGTGAAAATAAAAAAAATCAAATAGATAATCTTAAACAAACACCAATTTGGGGAACAAATTTCACTTCTCAATCTTTGTCTTCAGTAATTGAAAATGATAAATTAACATATGAAGAGGGACAAGTATGGAGAAGAAATAGAATAAGAACAATGATAGTTCAATGTGATGTTCCTGTTGGAATTAATGCTGAAGAAGTTAGAAGTAAATTTAGTAAAGAAATTGAAAAAATAAATTTACCAAAAGGTTATAAAATGTATTGGTTAGGAGAATATTATGAACAAGACAAAAATAATATGGCTTTATTGAAAGCTGTGCCTGTTCCAGCTCTTATGATGTTAATAATTTGTGTATTATTATTTGGTAGTGTGAAAATAGCAACTTTAATATTTATAAGTTTACCATTAGCAATGATAGGAATTGCTCCAGGACTTATAATAACAGGAAAGACTTTTGGATTTATGTCAATAGTAGGTTTTATATCTCTTTCAGGAATGATGATAAAAAATATAATAGTTTTAGTTGATGAAATTAATTATGAGATTAATGTATTAAAAAAAGATAAATTTACAGCTCTTATTGATTCAGCTATAAGTAGAATAAGGTCAGTAGGACTTGCTGCTTTAACAACAATTTTTGGTATGATTCCTTTACTTTGGGACCCATTATATAAAGATATGGCAGCTACAATAATATTTGGACTTTTTGCTTCTACAATTCTTACATTATTTATATTTCCTATTATTTATAGTGTAGTTTATAATATAAAACCAAACTTAAAATCAAAAAAATATTCAAGAAGATTTGGAGGAAAAAGATGTCTAGAAAATTGA
- a CDS encoding TolC family protein yields the protein MKKFLLMISCIFIIGCSNNQPEKNINLEKNKPKIENKNTEVPKNYIQDISVAEAILTARERNLDLEIKRLESEISTLDRKIAFSNFLPSINFGGGYTKLDDDINIGVNTYGLGSQFGLPDILGMRAVDKSFYTYGINAQIPVFVPSTWYLYSARKKGENISQIVEELADKMLQLQVMGEYYYILALESEQEALKNQLKSAKEFQRKAEVSLKVGSVLPWELEKAKTLVATKEFLLNKNQRDLYIAKIALKRTLNMDMSIDIRLENIDSNIKKLSSLDECIYKAINQNEKLIITEEQKNIGEDIKKIAISNFLPKIVLGGGYENNSNEILMDSDFLYGNVSGIVSIFNGFRNINEYKKAVRNQKIGELKLEKEYMTTILETAKAYKNVENAQEILKIANMNFDSEKGKLKQKKTEKEVDLIDNEEYYKALADYEKAFSDREKAKYQYEMAVGTLKIVMGENPFEEEVK from the coding sequence ATGAAAAAGTTTTTATTAATGATATCTTGTATTTTTATAATAGGATGCTCTAATAATCAACCTGAAAAAAATATAAATTTAGAAAAAAATAAACCTAAAATAGAAAATAAAAATACAGAAGTTCCTAAAAATTATATACAAGATATTTCTGTTGCAGAAGCTATATTAACAGCCAGAGAGAGAAATTTAGATTTAGAGATTAAAAGACTAGAAAGTGAAATTTCAACTTTAGATAGAAAAATAGCTTTCAGTAATTTTTTACCCTCAATTAATTTTGGTGGAGGATATACAAAATTAGATGATGATATAAATATTGGGGTAAATACTTATGGACTAGGTAGTCAATTTGGATTACCTGATATTTTAGGAATGAGAGCAGTTGATAAATCTTTCTATACTTATGGAATAAATGCTCAAATTCCTGTATTTGTTCCATCTACTTGGTATTTATATAGTGCTAGAAAAAAAGGAGAAAATATTTCACAGATTGTGGAAGAGTTAGCAGATAAAATGTTGCAATTACAAGTTATGGGGGAATATTATTATATACTTGCTTTAGAATCAGAACAAGAAGCTTTAAAAAATCAATTAAAATCAGCTAAAGAATTTCAGAGAAAAGCAGAAGTTTCATTAAAAGTTGGTAGTGTATTACCTTGGGAATTAGAAAAAGCAAAAACTTTAGTAGCAACAAAAGAGTTTTTATTAAATAAAAATCAAAGAGATTTATATATAGCAAAGATAGCTTTAAAAAGAACTTTAAATATGGATATGTCAATAGATATAAGATTAGAAAATATAGATTCTAATATAAAAAAATTATCTTCTTTAGATGAATGTATATATAAAGCTATAAATCAAAATGAAAAATTAATAATTACTGAAGAACAAAAAAACATAGGAGAAGATATTAAGAAGATAGCCATATCAAATTTTTTACCTAAGATTGTTTTAGGTGGAGGTTATGAAAATAATAGCAATGAAATTTTAATGGATTCAGACTTTTTATATGGGAATGTTTCAGGAATTGTAAGTATATTTAATGGATTTAGAAATATTAATGAATATAAAAAAGCAGTGAGAAATCAAAAAATAGGGGAATTAAAATTAGAAAAAGAGTATATGACAACTATTTTAGAAACTGCAAAAGCTTATAAAAATGTAGAAAATGCTCAAGAAATTTTAAAAATAGCTAATATGAATTTTGATTCTGAAAAAGGAAAATTAAAACAAAAAAAGACAGAAAAAGAAGTAGATTTAATAGATAATGAGGAATATTACAAAGCTTTAGCAGATTATGAAAAAGCTTTTAGTGATAGAGAAAAAGCAAAATATCAATATGAAATGGCAGTTGGAACATTAAAAATAGTTATGGGAGAAAATCCTTTTGAGGAGGAAGTAAAATAA
- a CDS encoding coenzyme F420-0:L-glutamate ligase has protein sequence MGRLVGTISRGLRAPIIKQGDDIATFTVDAVLAACESENIALRNRDVVAITESVVGRAQGNYATIDDIAADVKAKYGENTIGLIFPILSRNRFSVCLKGIAKGAKKIVLMFSYPSDEVGNHFIDYDLLDEKGVNPWTDVLTEKEFTEKFGNPIHVFTGVNYIEYYSELIREQGAEVEVIFANNPTAILKYTDYVLNCDIHTRMRTKKLLKKAGAKLVYGMDEILTESVNGSGYNADYGLLGSNKATETSVKLFPRDCKELVVKIQKMLEEKTGKHIEVMVYGDGAFKDPVGKIWELADPVVSPGYTDGLEGTPNEIKLKYLADNDLAGLKGEELQKAVAEAIKGKDSDLKGQMITQGTTPRRLTDLIGSLCDLTSGSGDKGTPIILIQGYFDNYIDD, from the coding sequence ATGGGAAGATTAGTAGGAACTATTTCAAGAGGACTTCGTGCACCAATTATAAAACAAGGTGATGACATTGCAACTTTTACAGTTGATGCTGTATTAGCTGCTTGTGAAAGTGAAAATATTGCATTAAGAAATAGAGACGTAGTGGCTATAACAGAATCAGTTGTAGGAAGAGCACAAGGAAACTATGCTACAATAGATGATATAGCAGCAGACGTTAAAGCAAAATATGGAGAAAATACAATAGGACTTATATTCCCAATATTAAGTCGTAATAGATTTTCTGTATGTTTAAAAGGGATAGCAAAAGGAGCTAAAAAAATAGTTTTAATGTTTAGTTATCCTTCTGATGAAGTTGGAAACCATTTTATCGATTATGATTTATTAGATGAAAAAGGTGTAAATCCTTGGACAGATGTTTTAACAGAAAAAGAGTTTACTGAAAAATTTGGAAATCCTATCCATGTATTTACAGGAGTAAATTATATAGAATATTATTCAGAATTAATAAGAGAGCAAGGTGCAGAAGTAGAAGTTATTTTTGCTAACAATCCAACAGCTATCTTAAAATATACAGATTATGTGTTAAATTGTGATATTCATACTCGTATGAGAACTAAAAAATTATTAAAAAAAGCTGGAGCTAAATTAGTTTATGGAATGGATGAAATATTAACTGAATCAGTTAATGGAAGTGGATATAATGCTGATTATGGATTATTAGGTTCTAATAAAGCTACTGAAACTTCAGTTAAATTATTCCCTCGTGATTGTAAAGAGTTAGTTGTAAAAATTCAAAAAATGTTAGAAGAAAAAACTGGAAAACATATAGAAGTTATGGTTTATGGAGATGGAGCTTTCAAAGACCCAGTTGGAAAAATTTGGGAACTTGCTGACCCTGTAGTATCTCCTGGATATACAGATGGATTAGAAGGAACTCCAAACGAAATCAAATTAAAATATTTAGCTGATAATGATTTAGCTGGATTAAAAGGTGAAGAGTTACAAAAAGCTGTTGCTGAAGCAATAAAAGGAAAAGATTCTGACCTTAAAGGACAAATGATAACTCAAGGAACTACTCCTAGAAGATTAACAGACTTAATCGGTTCACTATGTGACTTAACTTCTGGAAGTGGAGATAAAGGAACACCAATTATTTTAATTCAAGGATATTTTGACAACTATATAGATGACTAA
- a CDS encoding TetR/AcrR family transcriptional regulator — translation MRQKEKNTISQYKIFQAALEEFGNYSYDKSSINRICEIGKISKGVMYHYFKDKDELYLLCVKYCFDLMVDYYKENLNEDLGWRECIKTFLEIRYKFFTKYPNMQKIFFNTLIGEPKHLANEIANIKKEFDEFTFNFARKNLLKMKIRENLKIEDIITFIEFTQNGLNERLHKKVQEIGDIEKVFEEYDENIEKWLDILLYGIVKND, via the coding sequence ATGAGACAAAAAGAAAAAAATACAATATCACAATATAAAATATTTCAGGCTGCTTTAGAGGAGTTTGGAAATTATAGTTATGATAAATCTTCTATAAATAGAATTTGTGAAATTGGAAAAATATCAAAAGGAGTTATGTATCATTATTTCAAAGATAAAGATGAACTTTATCTTTTATGTGTAAAATATTGTTTTGATTTAATGGTAGATTATTATAAGGAAAATTTAAATGAAGATTTAGGTTGGAGAGAGTGTATAAAAACTTTTTTAGAAATAAGATATAAGTTTTTTACTAAATATCCAAATATGCAAAAAATATTTTTTAATACTTTAATAGGAGAGCCTAAACATCTTGCTAATGAAATAGCAAATATAAAAAAAGAATTTGATGAATTTACCTTTAATTTTGCTAGAAAAAATCTTTTAAAAATGAAAATTAGGGAAAATTTAAAAATAGAAGATATTATTACTTTTATCGAATTCACTCAAAATGGACTAAATGAAAGATTACATAAAAAAGTACAGGAAATAGGGGATATAGAAAAAGTATTTGAAGAATATGATGAGAATATAGAAAAATGGTTAGATATATTATTATATGGAATTGTAAAAAATGATTAA